The proteins below come from a single Aphanothece sacrum FPU1 genomic window:
- a CDS encoding phosphoribulokinase, protein MTTQLDRVVLIGVAGDSGCGKSTFLRRLIDLFGEEFMTVICLDDYHSLDRQGRKKAGVTALDPKANNFDLMYEQINALKSGHAIDKPIYNHETGMIDPPERIEPNKVVVIEGLHPLYDERVRSLVDFSVYLDISDEVKINWKIQRDMAERGHSYDDVLASINSRKPDFTAYIEPQKQHADVVIQVLPTQLLEDRESKLLRVRLVQKEGIANFEPAYLFDEGSTIDWRPCGRKLTCTYPGLKMYYGPDNFMGNEVSILEVDGQFDNLEEMIYIESHLSKTGTKYYGEMTELLLHHKDYPGSENGTGLFQVLVGLKMRETYEKLMVVEKVPVEV, encoded by the coding sequence ATGACCACTCAATTAGACCGCGTGGTTCTTATTGGTGTCGCTGGAGACTCCGGTTGCGGTAAATCTACATTTTTACGTCGCTTAATTGATTTATTTGGCGAAGAATTTATGACGGTTATCTGTTTAGATGATTATCATAGTCTTGATCGTCAAGGCCGAAAAAAAGCAGGGGTAACTGCTTTAGATCCTAAAGCTAATAATTTTGATTTAATGTATGAGCAAATTAATGCTCTTAAATCAGGTCACGCTATTGATAAACCTATTTACAATCACGAAACAGGGATGATTGATCCCCCTGAACGGATAGAACCTAATAAGGTGGTTGTGATTGAAGGTTTACACCCCTTATATGATGAAAGAGTTCGTTCTTTAGTTGATTTCAGTGTCTATCTTGATATTAGCGATGAAGTCAAAATTAATTGGAAAATTCAGCGCGACATGGCCGAAAGAGGTCACAGTTACGACGATGTGTTAGCCTCTATTAATTCTAGAAAGCCTGATTTTACTGCTTATATTGAACCTCAAAAACAACACGCTGATGTGGTTATTCAGGTGTTACCCACTCAATTATTAGAAGATCGTGAAAGCAAGTTATTACGGGTTCGTTTAGTTCAAAAAGAAGGCATTGCTAATTTTGAACCTGCTTATCTATTTGATGAAGGGTCTACTATTGATTGGCGGCCTTGTGGACGTAAATTGACTTGTACTTATCCTGGACTAAAAATGTACTATGGCCCTGATAATTTTATGGGTAATGAAGTCTCTATATTAGAGGTAGATGGTCAATTTGATAATCTCGAAGAAATGATCTACATTGAAAGTCATTTAAGTAAAACCGGAACTAAATATTACGGTGAAATGACTGAATTACTTCTTCATCATAAAGATTATCCAGGTTCGGAAAATGGAACCGGGTTATTCCAAGTGTTAGTTGGACTCAAAATGAGAGAAACTTACGAAAAATTAATGGTAGTGGAAAAAGTTCCTGTCGAAGTGTAA
- a CDS encoding nitrogen fixation protein: MKSHDANQVTLCPSSNRPELPNSIVFGIIGGTVENPRVTYLKKPQPVTDELMALAAPVTPAEVFRTATTCATNKCLHFDGSNCRLAQRVVEQFPIVEEKLPSCAIRKDCRWFQQEGKAACMRCPQIITDNYNASELIRQVSMPTTIGE; this comes from the coding sequence ATGAAAAGTCATGATGCTAATCAAGTCACCCTTTGTCCGAGTTCTAATCGACCAGAATTACCCAATAGTATCGTCTTTGGTATTATTGGTGGAACTGTAGAAAACCCCCGCGTTACTTATCTCAAAAAACCTCAACCTGTCACTGATGAATTGATGGCACTGGCTGCACCTGTAACACCAGCCGAAGTCTTTCGGACTGCCACTACTTGTGCTACTAATAAATGTCTCCATTTTGATGGTAGTAATTGTCGTTTAGCACAGCGAGTAGTTGAGCAATTTCCTATCGTTGAAGAAAAATTACCCTCTTGTGCTATCCGAAAAGATTGTCGCTGGTTTCAACAAGAGGGAAAAGCAGCTTGTATGAGGTGTCCTCAAATTATTACTGATAACTATAATGCTTCCGAATTAATTCGTCAAGTATCAATGCCCACTACCATTGGAGAATAA
- a CDS encoding Uma2 family endonuclease, which produces MTFTSSQTIQSSLVDSNEITFPHGEFWSNEPPLESNLHLRQIILLIQCLEWLWQDRNDFFAAGNLTIYYSPNQKKSEYFRGPDFFVVLGTERKLERKSWVVWQEGGKYPNLIIEILSDSTAHIDKEEKKQIYQDIFRTPNYFWFDPDSLELAGFRLMEGQYQPIEPTEQGWLWSQELGLYLGIYDKQLRYFTSEGQLVLTPEETAKLSQQQLETERQQLALVQQELAQMKAQMKALEVEPK; this is translated from the coding sequence ATGACTTTTACTTCATCCCAAACGATTCAATCTTCCTTAGTAGACTCAAATGAGATAACATTTCCTCATGGTGAATTTTGGAGTAATGAGCCACCCTTGGAAAGTAATTTACACTTACGACAAATTATACTGTTAATTCAGTGTTTGGAATGGTTATGGCAAGACCGTAATGATTTTTTTGCTGCGGGAAATCTGACCATTTATTATAGTCCCAATCAAAAGAAATCAGAATATTTTCGCGGCCCTGACTTTTTTGTGGTATTAGGGACAGAAAGAAAATTAGAGCGAAAAAGTTGGGTTGTTTGGCAAGAAGGCGGAAAATATCCTAATCTGATTATTGAAATTCTTTCTGATAGTACCGCTCATATAGACAAAGAGGAAAAAAAACAAATTTATCAGGATATTTTTCGTACTCCTAATTATTTTTGGTTTGATCCTGATAGTTTAGAATTAGCAGGTTTTCGGTTAATGGAAGGACAATATCAACCCATTGAACCCACAGAACAAGGGTGGTTATGGAGTCAAGAATTAGGGTTATATTTAGGAATATATGACAAACAATTGCGGTATTTTACCTCTGAAGGTCAATTAGTTTTAACCCCCGAAGAAACCGCAAAATTATCTCAGCAACAGCTAGAAACAGAACGTCAACAATTAGCATTAGTACAACAAGAATTAGCCCAAATGAAAGCGCAAATGAAAGCATTAGAAGTTGAACCTAAATAA
- a CDS encoding putative toxin-antitoxin system toxin component, PIN family, translating into MNRIVIDTNVIISAILFNNSAPAKTVNLVKKQGLILLSDTIFQEMQKTITRPKFDRYLSFDSRRQLLNKLLSALISIKTVIIKVN; encoded by the coding sequence ATGAATAGGATTGTTATTGATACAAACGTAATTATTAGTGCAATTTTATTCAACAACTCAGCCCCTGCCAAGACCGTTAATTTAGTCAAGAAACAAGGGTTAATTCTCTTGTCTGATACCATCTTTCAAGAAATGCAGAAAACGATTACTCGTCCTAAATTTGACCGTTATTTAAGTTTTGATAGTCGTCGCCAACTTTTAAACAAATTATTAAGTGCATTAATTTCTATAAAAACTGTTATAATCAAAGTAAATTAG
- a CDS encoding Nif11-like leader peptide family natural product precursor: MSLVDVKQFYKRLAQDEAFRTHLQGVKTKEECSDFVQKSGYNFTEEELGSYTYELLESSLEEGELQDLNERELEAVFGGGSGNKPLYPFPSFLQDLLPSNVPWPPKPFQPQIVPLYGVIIP; encoded by the coding sequence ATGTCTTTAGTTGATGTTAAACAGTTTTACAAAAGATTAGCCCAAGATGAAGCATTTCGCACTCATCTCCAAGGGGTAAAAACAAAAGAAGAATGTAGTGATTTTGTTCAAAAATCTGGGTATAACTTTACCGAAGAAGAGTTAGGAAGTTACACCTATGAACTGTTAGAATCAAGTCTGGAGGAAGGGGAATTACAAGACCTGAATGAAAGAGAATTAGAAGCGGTTTTTGGCGGAGGTAGTGGCAATAAGCCATTGTACCCATTTCCCTCATTTCTCCAAGATCTTTTACCATCAAATGTTCCTTGGCCTCCTAAACCTTTTCAGCCTCAAATTGTTCCCCTTTATGGTGTTATTATTCCATGA
- a CDS encoding tetratricopeptide repeat protein encodes MSKYCTAFFKLCLIVCLLLFSGEQPTEALSEILSSSQASDLFYQGIEQTEKSNYSQAILDFTQVINSESKWVTAAYTNRCLVHLNLNQNQAAKSDCTEAIKRNSNQTDVYLNLGLAEYRLGNYYQALSQYQEVIKRDKENYQAYYNQGLVYVALQDYSQALKNYEQALLSEKLETDEQKSLIYNEKGLAYFNSGDMANSLTELTQSISLNPVNDQAYYNRGCIHYKTQHYLAAIDDFNQVIKLNSDSAQAYVNRGISYYAMGLEQAALRDLNRALHQFDKQEQLIAYQQTLNLINQLKEKREISGQSILA; translated from the coding sequence ATGAGTAAATATTGTACAGCATTCTTTAAATTGTGCTTAATTGTTTGTTTGTTGCTTTTTTCAGGAGAACAACCGACAGAAGCACTCTCAGAAATTCTATCTAGTAGTCAAGCTTCGGATTTATTTTATCAGGGAATAGAACAAACAGAAAAAAGCAATTATAGTCAAGCTATTTTAGATTTTACACAAGTTATTAATTCTGAGAGTAAATGGGTAACTGCTGCTTATACTAATCGCTGTTTAGTTCATCTTAATTTAAACCAAAATCAAGCAGCTAAATCAGATTGTACGGAGGCTATTAAACGTAATTCTAACCAGACAGATGTTTATTTAAACTTAGGGTTAGCTGAGTATCGCTTAGGTAATTATTATCAGGCATTGTCTCAGTATCAAGAAGTTATTAAAAGGGATAAAGAGAATTATCAGGCTTATTATAATCAAGGATTAGTTTATGTTGCGCTACAAGATTATTCTCAAGCTTTAAAAAATTATGAACAAGCCCTTCTTTCCGAAAAATTAGAGACAGATGAGCAAAAATCTTTGATTTATAATGAGAAAGGATTAGCTTATTTTAATTCTGGAGATATGGCAAATTCTCTAACTGAGTTAACTCAATCAATTAGTCTAAACCCTGTCAATGATCAAGCTTATTATAATCGAGGTTGTATTCACTATAAAACTCAACATTATTTAGCGGCAATTGATGATTTTAACCAAGTTATTAAACTAAATTCTGATTCTGCACAAGCTTATGTTAATCGAGGGATTAGTTATTATGCGATGGGATTAGAACAAGCTGCATTGAGAGATTTAAACAGGGCTTTACATCAATTTGATAAGCAAGAACAACTCATTGCTTATCAGCAAACTTTAAACTTAATTAATCAGTTGAAAGAAAAGCGAGAAATCTCTGGTCAAAGTATCTTAGCTTAA
- a CDS encoding dienelactone hydrolase family protein translates to MQIKRQNTSILVDDNAMRVYVASPEQDGQCPGILFYSDIYQLGSPITRLVDHLAGYGFVVAAPEIYHRLLPIGTIIEPDDLGRIQGNEAARKTALSEFDIDAKAIIDFLAKNDSVASGKIGTMGFCIGGHLAFRAAFNPEIMGSVCVYPTGIHNGKLGREKADSLARMQEINGQVLMIFGTLDPHVPDEGRTLIIDILKKTNITHKIVTYEANHTFMRDDGYRFDPVATDLAWREITDFLISIFSK, encoded by the coding sequence ATGCAAATAAAACGACAAAATACCAGTATTCTTGTGGATGATAATGCCATGAGAGTTTATGTTGCTAGTCCCGAACAAGATGGTCAATGTCCAGGTATTTTATTTTACTCTGATATCTATCAGTTAGGTAGTCCTATTACTAGACTGGTTGATCATTTAGCCGGATATGGATTTGTGGTTGCAGCCCCTGAAATTTATCATCGGTTACTACCCATAGGAACCATAATTGAACCTGATGATTTAGGACGTATTCAAGGTAACGAAGCTGCTAGAAAAACAGCTTTATCTGAGTTTGATATAGATGCTAAAGCAATTATTGATTTTTTAGCAAAAAATGACAGTGTTGCTTCTGGAAAAATAGGAACTATGGGTTTTTGTATTGGGGGACATCTGGCTTTTCGTGCTGCCTTTAACCCTGAAATTATGGGTTCAGTTTGTGTTTATCCTACAGGTATTCATAATGGTAAATTAGGACGAGAAAAAGCCGATAGTTTAGCCAGAATGCAAGAGATAAACGGTCAAGTGTTAATGATTTTTGGAACTTTAGATCCTCATGTTCCTGATGAGGGAAGAACGTTAATTATAGACATACTTAAAAAGACTAATATTACTCATAAAATTGTTACCTATGAAGCTAATCATACATTTATGAGAGATGATGGTTATCGATTTGATCCGGTTGCTACTGATTTAGCTTGGCGAGAAATTACTGATTTTTTGATATCGATTTTTTCCAAATAA
- a CDS encoding Nif11-like leader peptide family natural product precursor produces the protein MSLAQVKSFYEQLAKDEAFRSQIQNVESKEQCSQIVKAAGYDFTLEEYEEYTYQLLESAAGEGEIQDLGEKELAAVFGGLTGRPEIQPLYGVIVWPPKECPPQPLYGVIISPK, from the coding sequence ATGTCTTTAGCACAGGTCAAATCTTTTTACGAACAGCTTGCCAAGGATGAAGCTTTTCGTAGTCAAATTCAAAATGTTGAAAGTAAAGAACAATGTAGCCAAATAGTTAAAGCTGCTGGCTATGATTTCACTTTAGAAGAGTATGAAGAATATACCTATCAGTTATTAGAATCTGCTGCTGGTGAAGGTGAAATTCAGGATTTAGGTGAAAAAGAATTAGCAGCCGTGTTTGGAGGACTCACTGGACGGCCAGAAATTCAACCACTATATGGAGTTATTGTTTGGCCTCCTAAAGAGTGTCCCCCTCAGCCTCTTTATGGTGTGATTATTTCTCCAAAATAA
- the petH gene encoding ferredoxin--NADP reductase has protein sequence MYNPGLAAALANTTEYGNRLFVYEVVGLSQNTKNDNLDYPIRNSGSVFITVPYQRMNQEMRRINAMGGRIVSIKPLNADTPLKVTPTRQSQAEVSQPPVSKTQEVKTKSMTETKVQVPVNIYRPNNPYIGKCVENYPLVAEGGSGIVQHLTFDISGGDLQYVEGQSIGIIPPGTDENGKPYKVRLYSIASTRHGDMKDNKTVSLCVRQLEYEHPETKQTVYGVCSTHLCFLKPGDDVAISGPVGKEMLLPDDEDATIIMLATGTGIAPFRAFLWRMFKEQHEDYKFKGLAWLIFGVPFTANILYKDHLEQMVADYPENFRLTNAISREEKNKDGGRMYIQHRVAEHAEELWGMLQNPKTHLYMCGLKGMESGIEEGLSPFAKEQGVEWSDFVKTLKKEHRWHVEVY, from the coding sequence ATGTACAATCCAGGTTTAGCGGCAGCTTTGGCCAACACCACCGAATATGGCAATCGTTTGTTTGTGTATGAAGTGGTGGGGTTAAGTCAGAATACAAAAAATGATAATCTTGACTATCCCATTCGTAACAGTGGCAGTGTGTTTATCACCGTGCCTTATCAACGAATGAATCAGGAAATGCGCCGCATTAATGCTATGGGCGGCCGTATTGTGAGTATCAAACCCTTGAATGCTGACACCCCGTTAAAAGTTACTCCAACACGCCAAAGTCAAGCCGAGGTTAGTCAACCACCAGTAAGCAAAACTCAAGAAGTAAAAACTAAGTCTATGACTGAAACGAAGGTACAAGTACCCGTCAATATTTATCGTCCTAACAACCCTTATATTGGGAAGTGTGTGGAAAATTATCCTCTGGTGGCTGAAGGAGGTTCAGGGATTGTTCAACACCTAACCTTTGATATCTCTGGCGGTGATCTACAATATGTAGAAGGGCAAAGTATAGGTATTATCCCCCCAGGAACGGATGAAAATGGTAAACCCTATAAAGTAAGACTTTATTCGATCGCTTCGACTCGTCATGGCGATATGAAGGATAATAAAACTGTCTCTTTATGTGTTCGTCAACTCGAATATGAACATCCCGAAACCAAGCAAACCGTTTACGGGGTTTGTTCTACTCACTTATGTTTCCTCAAACCAGGGGACGATGTGGCTATTAGTGGCCCTGTGGGTAAAGAAATGTTACTGCCCGATGACGAAGATGCCACTATTATTATGTTGGCTACAGGAACGGGTATTGCTCCTTTCCGTGCTTTCTTATGGCGGATGTTTAAGGAACAACACGAAGATTATAAATTCAAAGGGTTAGCTTGGCTAATTTTTGGAGTTCCTTTTACCGCGAATATTCTCTATAAAGATCATTTAGAGCAGATGGTCGCCGATTATCCGGAAAACTTCCGTCTTACCAATGCTATCAGTCGGGAAGAGAAAAATAAAGACGGTGGACGGATGTATATTCAACATCGGGTCGCTGAACACGCTGAAGAGTTATGGGGAATGCTACAAAATCCTAAAACCCACCTCTATATGTGTGGACTCAAAGGGATGGAAAGTGGTATCGAAGAAGGATTAAGTCCTTTTGCTAAAGAGCAAGGTGTAGAATGGTCTGATTTTGTTAAGACCCTCAAAAAAGAACATCGTTGGCACGTTGAAGTTTACTAA